The region TCCATATTAAAGCCTGGTTGCCTGCCGCGTCCATTATTACTTAAGGCAGTTTCGCTTACTACCGCGTCACCCTCAAAATACCATCGGGGCAATACTGCCCCAATTACTCCGCCCCACGGCCACGAGCCCAACAAAGTTTTGGCGAGTCTGGTAACCCCTCTTATAGAGTTACTAAACTGCTTGGCGTGGCGGTACTCATGAATAGCCAACATGTCGAGCCAGTCAGACGGCCCATTGAACAAAAACTGGGGGGGAGCGAGGTAAAACTCTGACCTATAGGGGCCAGGAGTAACAAAACCATTGGGCGCTACAGTTTGGTTTTGCAAAAATATGGTAATGGGCTTCATCTTGTTTCCAATGCTTTCATTAGAGTTGCTCCATAGATAATGTACTATATTTGCCACTCGTTGCCCTTGTTTTTCCAGGTTGCGCGGAAAAACTACCCTTACTTTATCGGTTTTTATTTGACTCCATTTCAGCGAAAGTGGGTTTAAGCCCAATTCATTGGCAGGTATTTGTGCGAATGCCAAAGGAAGGAATAACAGGTAAAAGAGAATTGTCAAGTAAATTTTTTTCATATCAATTGGCGCAACAAGTGCAAGCTATCATTTGGTTTGTAGCAACAAATAAATTGTTAAATCGCCTAATATCCAAGTTTATTGCGTAGGGGTGGAGCTACTTTTGTCAAAGTAACCCATTGATTTAGTAGGGTGTGTTGCTTAACAATAGCTGCAGGAAATTCATCAGTTTTGATTAAATTTGTTGATGAAAAATTTACATTGATTTATGGAAAAATTTATCAATCCATTCACTGATTTTGGCTTCAAAAAACTATTTGGTGAAGAGGTAAATAAGGATTTGCTCATTGATTTTTTGAATGAATTGCTTAGGGGAGAACAAACGATCAAGTCGCTTAACTACCTTAAAAATGAACATTTATCAAGTGCTCCTGGCGACAGAAAAGCTATTTTTGATTTATACTGCGAAAATGAGCAGGGAGAAAAATTCATTGTGGAGCTTCAAAAGGTAAAACAAAAGTATTTTAAAGACCGCAGTATCTACTATGCTACTTTTCCGGTGCAAGAGCAGGCAAAATCGGGTGATTGGAATTTTCAACTCAATGCGGTGTATACCGTGGCAATTATGGATTTTGTTTTTGACGATATTCAATCGAATATATTTCATCACCAGGTAAAGTTAGTAGACCTTGCCACCCAGCAAGTGTTTTATGACAAACTTCAGTTTATCTATTTAGAGATGCCCAAGTTTAACAAAACAGAAGATGAACTTCAGAGCCATTATGACAAATGGATGTATTTGCTCAAAAACCTGAATAAACTTCAGCAAAGACCCCAAGCTTTACAAGAGAAGGTGTTTCAGAAGTTATTCAACGCGGCTGAGATTGCCTTGTTTGACAAAAACGAACGATTTGCTTATGAGGATAGCTTAAAATATTACCGTGATTTGAAAAACTCTTTGGATACTGCCTGGGAGGAAGGTTTGGAAAAGGGAAGAGAAGAGGGGCTGGAACTAGGGGAAAAAAGAGCCAAGGTGCAAACCGCCTTGAAAATGAAAAAAGCTGGGTTGTCGCTTGAGGAAATCAGCCAGTTTACCGGATTGAGCATTGAGCAAATTCGGCAGTTGGTTTAAAGCTTTATGCCAAAAACTCATTTTTATGGAAGACCAAAACCTTAAAGAAATCAATGTGTTGGTTCAGCGTTTTTTTAGCCTTTTTACCAACACAGCTGGCAGTAAGCCACAAGTAGACTACATCAGGCACCTGTTCATTGAACAAGGCATTATCATCAATGCTACTTCTTTGCCTGTCCATATTTATGATCTTGAGGGGTTTATTGTGCCTCGCAAAGAATTGTTAAGTGATGGTACCTTGACTGATTTTTCGGAGTGGGAAACGTCACACAATACGACCATCGTTGGCAACATTGCTCAGCGTTATATTTGTTACCAAAAATCGGGTAAACTAAACGGCGAACCTTTTGAAACGAAAGGGGTGAAAAATATGCAGTTAATTAAAATAAACGAACAGTGGAGGATAGTATCAGTCACTTGGTTTGATGAGGCATAGCAGAGGGTAATAATTAAAAAGCAGGCAGTCATCATCATCAAGTTATTTTTTACCATCCAATGAATAACCGGTAGCTTGCTGCTCATTCTATTTTGATTGTGAATATTTTGCCCTATTTTAGACTTCTAATTGTCTTTGTCTGATAAACTTTTTGCAGACTACTCATTAAAAGTAAAGCTCGTTTTAAATATGTTGATGACCGAAAACGCTGACCAACAACTACAGGCGATTTCTGTGGATGAAATCAAGGAGGTTTTAAGTAAAATAGCCGCTGAACGTTACGATCGCATGTATATACCGCCAGAAGCTGACATACATAGGAGTAATTATTTTTATGTCAAGTTTGAGGGCAAAGAGGTGATCAGGCAAGCCTACCGGGTTAACTTCCCCTATTTTGGCGCCATTCGCAATAGCCTGAGTGCCTTTGAAGGTGGCAAAGAAAAGTTTGGTAAAAAAGCTGTCATTGAGTCCGAAAAGCTGTTCGAGACCTTGTCGCAGGTATACAATATTGAACCAAACGTATTTGATGTTGAAAAATATGACAAACACTGGGAGTCTTTTCCGCTAGAGCTGCAATATGGAAAGATCGCAGAAGCACAACCCAAATATTTTTTGAGTGAGCTTACTTACCACCAAACCTGCGAAACCTGTAATGGAGAAAAATACGAAGATTGCCCCAACGAAGCCTGCAAAGGCAGGCACGAATGGGACTGTGATACTTGCGAAGGAGAGGGCAACGCCGAGTGTGCCCGTTGTGATGGTACTGGAGAAATAAGCTGTGACGAATGCAAGGGCAAGGGACGCAAAGATGAGTTATTTAATGGCAGACTGCAGTTGGTAGAGTGTGACCAATGTGGCACTTCGGGCAGACTGACCTGCCCGGTATGTGAGGGTGAAAAGGTATTGATATGCAAAGCTTGCAACGGAGATGTAAAACAAACTTGTGACCAATGCTATGCCGAAGGCGAAGGAAAGGGTAAAATAGATTGTCCCGAATGCCAGACTATAGGCGAAACTGCTCAGGTGGTGTATGTCACTACCGAAGTAAAAGCTCACCAATTGGAGGACTTGGTACTGAAGGGTGAAAAGTTGAACGAAGAGTTTGTGACTGAAGAGCTGATACTGGATCATTGTGATAAAAACGGCAGACTACAAATGCTCTACCACGACCCCTTTAGTCAGTTTGACGCTAAAGGGGGAGATGCCGAAAACCAGCACGACGAATACAGCAAAGAACTTTGTGCTAAAATAGCTAAAAACCTAGGCGTTTTTACGGCAGAAGAAAAGGTATATTATGAGGTAATTCCCTGCATACAGATAGACTACACCCATATCCTTACCAACACCCGCCACCAGTTAAGCCTGCTCAACGTGTTTAAAAATCCAGAAGTGGTTTTTCATTCTGAGCCCGAAAAAATAATTGGTTCAGGGGTAGTGTCTAATTCTGCCAAGGTAGCCAAAAAGTTTTTTACCAAAGTTTTTAACACCAAAGGCTACCAGTCGAAAGAAGACAAGAAAAACGAAATAGTGCTCATGATCTATCTTATGCGGGCAGATGGGGTGATCTCGGAAGAGGAAAAAAAGTATGTGGCAGACTATATAGGCGACCTGGATGCTTTTACCAATGCAGAAAGGCAACAGTTTTTTGATTTGATGAATGTTCGAATTTTACCCGAACTAACCGAAAAAGAGGTGGAGTTTAGCAGCGAAGAAAAAAGCAAAGAAGTGTTGATTAACCTGAAGACATTGGCAAAAACAGACGGCAACTTTGCCTCTAAAGAAGAGATGCTCATTAATAAAATAAAAAAGATGATGGAAGAACAAGCGGAATAGTGCTGGTTTGCCCAAACAATTAATTTTATTAACCAGCCGCTTTTAGAACAATAATTGATAGGGTAATGGTTACAATACTCCACAGTGATTTTAGTCAAAGTTGTTTACTGATTAACTTTGTTGAGCACCGATATACATCGGTATCTAAGGACTCGCCAGAGGCTCGGTTATCAGTTATTTATGAATTTAAAAACTATTTAACTGGGTGTTTAGGCATAAAACCGAAACACTTTTGAAAATAAAGTGAGTACGCAATCTTAATATAAAATACTGATTAACTTCGTTGAGCTCACAAGTTCGGTTTACAGTATTTAATAAGGTGAACATTTACTCGAATCAGCTATGGACTATCGACTAAATACTATGGACTATTGTGGTTAGCAATACACACAAAATAACCTTAAATGGTTTTCTGCGTTTTTATGAAAACCTACACGGTTTAGGAATATAAAGATTGAGAGTTCTCAATTGGAGCTGGTATAATACTCAAACTGCAAATCAAATTAACGGATACATGGATAATCTGTTTATAAAAGGAAAAGACGAAAGACCTCAAGTAAACTTCAATGCTGAAACAGGGGTGTTAGAGCTGTCACGCAGTTCTTACCCTGAGTACACTAAAGACCTTTACCAACCTGTAATGGATTGGCTGGATAAGTTTCTTGGAGAAGGTGGCAAAAAAGTGGAGTTTAATTTCAAGATGGACTACTTTAACACCAGTACATCGCAACGCTTTCAGAAGATTATCAAAAAACTGGAAGACTATCACCAAAAAAAGGAAGGAGAGGTAACTATTAATTGGTATTACGAAAAAACCGACATTGATATGTTTGAGAATGGAGAAGACTACTCAAAAGATGTACAGGTCACGTTTAATTTGATTGCCTACGAAATGGAGGATTAGCCTTCCGTTAAAAGCATTCAAGAAAAAACAAAAAGCGCAACTATCTGATGATGGTTGCGCTTTTTTATTGATCACTTTCAAACAAACTACTATAAATTTATACAAATTTTAGCTTTTCAAAATTCTTGCCTAAAATCTTTTGATCGTTCACTTTCAGGTGTTTATCCAACAAAGTAGCATACACACTCCTAAAGTCAACACTGTATTTCAGGTCACCCTTGTCAAGATCTTTCAGGTTGGGCGATTCGTTGTAAACGCCTACCTTTTGCAGTTTGCCACCTATTACAAACAAATTATTGGCGGTGCCGTGGTCAGTGCCATTACTTGCATTTTGTTTCACCCTGCGCCCAAACTCCGAGAAAGTAAGAATGAGCACCTCATCCAGCCGATTGTTTTGCTTGAGGTCATCTACAAAAACCTTCATAGCGTCAGCATAGGTTTTGAGCAAGCGTTCTTGCCGCCTTTGTTGTTGCACGTGCGTGTCAAACCCCGTCATTTCGGCATAATACACTTTGGTGTCAATGCCCGAAGTAACCAGACCGGCAATAGTTTTGAGCCTTTGAGCAAAAGCATTGCGCGGGTAATTGGCTTTACTGTTGTACACCTTAGCCTTTTTGTGAATATATTCAGCCGATGATACTGTTTCAGCAAGGGTTTTATACAAATAGCTCACGTTTGAGTCGTGGTGATGCGCGTTTTTTTGTTTGGCGAGCATTTTTAGCCCGTCATTTTGGGTACTTTTGTATAACTTATTAGGATTAGTCAATGCCAAACCTTTGATGCGTGCTCCCTTGGTAGCCAGGCTCAGGGTGTCGTCTACCTCTATTACTTCGTGCGCTGTACGGCAATCGTTGGCACATTCAGCATCGAGATACCTACCCAGCCAGCCTGTAGTCAGGTATTGGTCGGCATCGCTGGCAGTTTGCCATATATCCATAGACCTAAAGTGCGATCGGTCAGGATTGGGGTAACCTACATTGTTAACCACCGATAGCCAGCCTTGGTCATAAATACTCTTGAGCCCCGACAACACCGGGTTAAAGCCCAGTTCATCATTGAGTTTCAATACCTTGTTTTTGGGCACCGCAAGGCGGGGGCGTAACTCGTAATATACATCATTGCGAAAGGGAACCACAGTATTCAGTCCGTCGTTTCCGCCTGAAAGTTGTATAACAATCAGTTTTTTATGATGATTGATCGGGCTATTCATTTGGGCAACTTCGTAGGCTTTCAGAAAACCTGGAATAAGCATAGTACCTGCTGAAGCCAGTGCCGAACGTTTGATAAATTTTCTTCTGTTCATAAGTTTTTAGAATCTAAGGAATGGTGAGAAATTAAATTACCATTCTTGAGGTAGAGGTTTTGTTTTGAGACGAGGCTAAAAATAACGAAGTATCAAGGCAATAAATCACCTCTCAGAGTGTAAATTTATTTTTGAACAATTCCTAAGTAGCGGCAAGCGGTTAGCCATAAGCTATGAGTGTATCTGTTCGTAAATATTCCTGTAAACTTGGTTTTAACTGAGTGTGCTCTATATGCTAACACATTTGATATTCGGGCAGAGAAGCAATGCCCAGGCTCATGGTCTTTGTTAAGTCTTGTTGCCCTTTTACCTGGGCAAACCTTTCGACAAATTGTTGGTTGTTGGTGTGATTCACCTGCAATAAAAAACCCGACAACGCTTTATAAATGTCTTGTTTATTGCGATGCTTCGCAAAATGTTTTAGGTAATGGTGCCATCGAATGTTGGCATCAAGGCGTTGCATCCGTCGGTTTACAAATCCTTGTTTGTTTACGTCGCCTTCAGCCTTGGCGGTTATTTCAATGTCGGCAGCCCTAAAAATAATGAAGGGTAGCTTAAGCCTAAACATAAGCGTAGAACTGTCTATCCAGGCTTTACCACCCGCCCAGCCTGCTACATTGGGCGGAAACAGCAAAGTTTGCCCTAATACTTTTTGTATAAACAAGGCAGAGTTTCGCTGGATAAAGTCTACTTGAAAGTTTCGCCTGATACCCACTAAAAGCTCTACCGGCGACTTTATTTTACTGCCCAGGTGCTGGTTGTCATAAAACCAGGAAGAGGTAAAAATGCTCCGCATCAACGTTTCAATGTTATAGCCAGACTGGTAAAATTTACGCGCAAGTTGGCTAATGATTTGATCGTTTGGTATATCATTTACAAAAAAACGATAGATTTTACCAGTGATATATTTGGCAGTTTGTTCCTGTTGCAATATGATATCAATGATATCTTCACCATTGAAATTTCCCTTTTTGCCAAAAAAGGTTTTACTGCCAAAGTCGTGGCGTCTTTCTTTGAACTTATACTCAGCCGTTTTTCGGTTTACCCCCCAACCAGTAAAAGCCCTGGCCGCCTCTTTGATATCTTGTTCGGTGTAATTGCTCCGTCCCAGTGTAAAAAGTTCCATCAGTTCACGGGCAAAGTTTTCGTTGGGTTGCTGTTTGCGGTTTTGTTGGTTGTTCAAAAAAAACAACATTGCCGGATCTTTGGCAATGGCAAGCACCAAATCTTTGAAATTACCCAAGGCGTGCTTGCGAATGGTGTTGAGGTGGTTTTGCATGAAGTGCACATTGCGGCTTTGGCAGGCAAAGTGCCCATGCCAAAAAAAAGTCATCTTTTCGCGAAGTATGCTATCACCATCTACCATACGCTCTAGCCAGCTTAAGTTGAGTTGCTTAAGTTGTTGGCGCGACTTGCGGCGCATTGCTCGCCGTTCTTCACGTGACATCATCTTGCGGCGGGTAAAAGCAATAGGCGCTGAGCCTACCACTTTTAACAGAGTTGTTTTTTTAGATTGGGCAAACAGGTCGTTTACTACTTTGTTAATTGATTGACTCTGATACTTTTCTATATCTTGAACAGTAGCGCCAAACCCTGCCCTCCATAGTAAATGTTGTAGTTTTTTGTTGGGGTTGCTCATACTTGTCGGTTATGTGTAATAATAGTTTTTCGGCTTATAAGGTTAAAAGTGCTGATTTTTTATCTTAGGGTAAAAACCCAAGGTGAGTTCATTGTTTTTGTTGGGATTGGTATTTTAATTGATACGTAATGATTGACAATAAAAAAAATCAAAGGTTTAAAATGCCTTGAGTTTATTTTTTTTATTAGCTTTGATTTACTAACATGAGGATATTTTGAGTGGGTAAAAACACAACTTATACTTTATAAGGTATTTGCCTCATTTTGTGATTGATCGGTTTTTATTAATTGTTTTCATTTTCTGGTGATATGAGCATTTTTAATTGGCTGCGCAGGTGGCTTCGAAATACAAGCATACAACGTCTGGTAATCGTGTTTTTTATCGTAAACGGAGTGTTGGTATTGGTTAACTATAGCTTAACTGTATACTCTAACAACCAATCTATAGAAGATGAAAAGTACTTGCAGGTGTCTAAAGAAAACGAAAACCTGCTGCAAAGGATAGAGTATTTACTAAGCTCTATTTTGGGTGGCGATGTAGAGTTTAAAGAATCGCTTAAAGACAATGTACAAAATTATGAGTCGAACCTAAACGCCCTGAAAAACGGAGGAGTCGCTTTTGTAAGAAAAAATACCAACACCAATAACCAGTTAAAGATCAAAACACCTTATGAGCGCAGCGCTTACAAGATAAAAGAACTGGAAGACAAGTGGCAAAATATTAAAGAACAAATGGTTGTCATCAACCAAAACCCTGTGTTTAAAGATGATAGTGTAAACCTGAACCAACCCGTTAAACAACCAGAAATAAGCTTGTCTGATACCAATAGCGATACTGTAGATTTTAGCTTTGACAGTACCGAAATAAGGCAAATTAATGAAATAAACGACCTGAATGTTACCAGAAGAGACAGTATTAATAAAACTACCGGGCAAGTGGTGCGCAACCAGTCTGACATATCACAAAACAATACACAGCAAAAAAGTATTGTCAAACGATCGCTCAACCCTGATGTAGAAAAGGCTTATAATTTTATTCAGACCAATATTGATGATATAAGTACCAAAAACTTTGAGTTGAGCAACCTTTACCAAAAAAACCTGGTCAATAGCCAAGTCAATTTCCAATCGGTACTTTTATTTACCATGATTCTAAACCTCTTTACCCTACTACTTGGTTCGGCAATTATTATTACCAACGTAGTAAACCCGCTGAAAAAAATCTCTTCTACAGCAAAAGAGGTAGCCACTGGCGATGTGGTAGCAAAGGTAGAGTATGACAGTACCAACGAAATAGGCGAAGTAGCAAGTAGTTTGAACCTGGTAGTAAACAACTTTAAGCAATACACCGAGTTTGCCGACAATGTGGGTAAAGGAAATTTTAACTTCCCGTTTGAAGTAAACAGTGAAAAAGACATCTTAGGTTTTACTTTGCTAAACATGCGCGATAGTTTGAAAAAGGTCGCTGATGAAGACAGCAAACGTAACTGGGCAAACGAGGGCTTTGCCAAATTTGGTAATATTTTACGGGCTTCAGACAAAGACCCTGAGGAACTTTCTTACGAAATTATATCAAATTTGGTAAAATACGTAGACGCCAACCAGGGAGGCATTTTCTTGCTGGCGCAAAATGGTTCCAAAAACTCAGAGTACCTTGAACTAAAAGCAGGGTTTGCTTACAATAAACGAAAGTACCAGGAGAAAAAAATACACCTTGGGCAAGGCTTGCTGGGGCAAACAGTGCTCGAAAAACAAAGCATCCAACTCTCTAACATTCCTCAAGACTATTTGAGAATTACCTCTGGTTTGGGTGAAACCAACCCCAAAAACCTCTTAATTGTACCTTTAAGTGTAAACGAAGATGTGTTTGGTGCAATGGAGATTGCTTCGCTCAATCCCTTAGACCCACACAAGGTCGATTTTGTAGAAAGACTCTCAGAAAACATTGCTTCTACACTTGCGTCGGTAAAAACCAGCGAAAACACAAAAACACTATTGAGAGATAGCCAGCAAAGTGCCGAACAACTACGGGCGCAAGAAGAAGAAATGCGCCAAAACATGGAGGAGCTGGAAACTACTCAAGAAGAAATGCGCCGCAACCAGCTGCAACTGGAAGAATATAAAAACAACCTGGAGCAAAAAGTAGGAGAGCGTACTCAACAGCTTAAAGAAAAAGAAAAAGAACTGTCAGAAGCCTTTGTCCAGCTGAAAGAAATCATGGAGAGTTCTACAGCGGGCATCGTGGCCATTAACAATAAGTATGAAGTGATTCTTGCCAACACCAAAATCAAGGAGTTTGCCAAGGAGTTTTATGGTGCAGAGCTTAAGCAAGGGCAAAACTGGTTTGACATTTACAATAATGAAGATGATAAAAGAAAAGCGAGGGCTTTTTGGAACCAGGCGTTGAGTGGGCAAGACATTGTAACTGAAGAAATCTACGGAGACGAAAGCCTGAAGCGCTCCTGGTTTGAAACATCGCTTAGTCCAATTGAGTCAGAAACTGCCGACATTATTGGAGCATCGATGTTTATGCGTAACATTACCAGTCGTAAAGAGTCGCAAAAATATACAGAACGCAACGCCAAGATTTTAGACAACTCTACCAATGAAGTGTACTTGTTTGACGCCAAAACCTTTAAATTTACTGAGGTAAAC is a window of Microscilla marina ATCC 23134 DNA encoding:
- a CDS encoding DUF1987 domain-containing protein; translated protein: MDNLFIKGKDERPQVNFNAETGVLELSRSSYPEYTKDLYQPVMDWLDKFLGEGGKKVEFNFKMDYFNTSTSQRFQKIIKKLEDYHQKKEGEVTINWYYEKTDIDMFENGEDYSKDVQVTFNLIAYEMED
- a CDS encoding DUF1501 domain-containing protein, with the translated sequence MNRRKFIKRSALASAGTMLIPGFLKAYEVAQMNSPINHHKKLIVIQLSGGNDGLNTVVPFRNDVYYELRPRLAVPKNKVLKLNDELGFNPVLSGLKSIYDQGWLSVVNNVGYPNPDRSHFRSMDIWQTASDADQYLTTGWLGRYLDAECANDCRTAHEVIEVDDTLSLATKGARIKGLALTNPNKLYKSTQNDGLKMLAKQKNAHHHDSNVSYLYKTLAETVSSAEYIHKKAKVYNSKANYPRNAFAQRLKTIAGLVTSGIDTKVYYAEMTGFDTHVQQQRRQERLLKTYADAMKVFVDDLKQNNRLDEVLILTFSEFGRRVKQNASNGTDHGTANNLFVIGGKLQKVGVYNESPNLKDLDKGDLKYSVDFRSVYATLLDKHLKVNDQKILGKNFEKLKFV
- a CDS encoding Rpn family recombination-promoting nuclease/putative transposase, giving the protein MEKFINPFTDFGFKKLFGEEVNKDLLIDFLNELLRGEQTIKSLNYLKNEHLSSAPGDRKAIFDLYCENEQGEKFIVELQKVKQKYFKDRSIYYATFPVQEQAKSGDWNFQLNAVYTVAIMDFVFDDIQSNIFHHQVKLVDLATQQVFYDKLQFIYLEMPKFNKTEDELQSHYDKWMYLLKNLNKLQQRPQALQEKVFQKLFNAAEIALFDKNERFAYEDSLKYYRDLKNSLDTAWEEGLEKGREEGLELGEKRAKVQTALKMKKAGLSLEEISQFTGLSIEQIRQLV
- a CDS encoding PAS domain S-box protein, whose protein sequence is MSIFNWLRRWLRNTSIQRLVIVFFIVNGVLVLVNYSLTVYSNNQSIEDEKYLQVSKENENLLQRIEYLLSSILGGDVEFKESLKDNVQNYESNLNALKNGGVAFVRKNTNTNNQLKIKTPYERSAYKIKELEDKWQNIKEQMVVINQNPVFKDDSVNLNQPVKQPEISLSDTNSDTVDFSFDSTEIRQINEINDLNVTRRDSINKTTGQVVRNQSDISQNNTQQKSIVKRSLNPDVEKAYNFIQTNIDDISTKNFELSNLYQKNLVNSQVNFQSVLLFTMILNLFTLLLGSAIIITNVVNPLKKISSTAKEVATGDVVAKVEYDSTNEIGEVASSLNLVVNNFKQYTEFADNVGKGNFNFPFEVNSEKDILGFTLLNMRDSLKKVADEDSKRNWANEGFAKFGNILRASDKDPEELSYEIISNLVKYVDANQGGIFLLAQNGSKNSEYLELKAGFAYNKRKYQEKKIHLGQGLLGQTVLEKQSIQLSNIPQDYLRITSGLGETNPKNLLIVPLSVNEDVFGAMEIASLNPLDPHKVDFVERLSENIASTLASVKTSENTKTLLRDSQQSAEQLRAQEEEMRQNMEELETTQEEMRRNQLQLEEYKNNLEQKVGERTQQLKEKEKELSEAFVQLKEIMESSTAGIVAINNKYEVILANTKIKEFAKEFYGAELKQGQNWFDIYNNEDDKRKARAFWNQALSGQDIVTEEIYGDESLKRSWFETSLSPIESETADIIGASMFMRNITSRKESQKYTERNAKILDNSTNEVYLFDAKTFKFTEVNERGRNNLGYSEEELMELTPYEIEPRFDRVGFEQHIEPLKNGEVDNMLIETTYHRKDGSTYDIELNLQLFSDDETPVYAAIVQDITERKRNEQELQEAVERFNLATAATNEGVWEMSVVESDPINPDNEAWWSPRFKALLGFNDFEFPNKLDSWSSRLHPEDREPTLRAFYEHLIDKTGETPYQVEYRLYTKWGDYLWFSATAGTKRNEFGAPVRVAGTLRNIDRRKKAEQDLKQQTATVEGILNAAVNSIISIDANGTIMSVNPATGRIFGYADSELIGSPAAILISEDLRELTGKTVEIKSRRKDGEELPVDVSISQTQVEDSMIYVGILRDATARKKKEEEAKMAEERMRKFLDATSEGIVIHEQGTIKDVNPALCEMLGYTADEMVGTNLMDYMSEESAKIVSEKIKTYDEEPYEVTYKNKDGNTIKVEAQGRNIEMNGVHSRIVSIRNISESAKAAYETFSRQLSQADELLESLINNVSGMFFRCNADSEWSMAFVSKGAEVLTGYNPDEFTNQKGLYDSLTDAKQRDKVWSTIQGALLRKEKYSIDYTIKTAQRETKKVRERGYGIYKNNGELQYLEGFITEIPK
- a CDS encoding DUF1800 domain-containing protein, giving the protein MSNPNKKLQHLLWRAGFGATVQDIEKYQSQSINKVVNDLFAQSKKTTLLKVVGSAPIAFTRRKMMSREERRAMRRKSRQQLKQLNLSWLERMVDGDSILREKMTFFWHGHFACQSRNVHFMQNHLNTIRKHALGNFKDLVLAIAKDPAMLFFLNNQQNRKQQPNENFARELMELFTLGRSNYTEQDIKEAARAFTGWGVNRKTAEYKFKERRHDFGSKTFFGKKGNFNGEDIIDIILQQEQTAKYITGKIYRFFVNDIPNDQIISQLARKFYQSGYNIETLMRSIFTSSWFYDNQHLGSKIKSPVELLVGIRRNFQVDFIQRNSALFIQKVLGQTLLFPPNVAGWAGGKAWIDSSTLMFRLKLPFIIFRAADIEITAKAEGDVNKQGFVNRRMQRLDANIRWHHYLKHFAKHRNKQDIYKALSGFLLQVNHTNNQQFVERFAQVKGQQDLTKTMSLGIASLPEYQMC